A segment of the Trifolium pratense cultivar HEN17-A07 linkage group LG7, ARS_RC_1.1, whole genome shotgun sequence genome:
gtattgtagtaccactgaatcaccgatgaatcatagattgatgttgtagcatcaattcgagtggtattgtagtaccattcaagaaggtgtattctttgaccgatttctaccgtgcagtatcatatcggtatacagttgtaaCTGAGCTGTTTTATCTTGGGGACGGCGTGGTTGATAGTttgcttgcacaattttgggcagtgccacgaaacgtcttaaagagagcgacctagtccgcgactcaacccaATAATCTTTTCGGTGGctgtaaaaatttatttttaaacggTTTTTTAAATCCGAAAACAACAGTTGGGAAGTAATTTTGAAGTGAAATTTGATATAAGTAGTATTTTGACGAGATTGTAATTAAATGTGGGAATATTTTGGGTACACTAAAATGAAGTTGACATATCAAAGGAACACGTATACATGTCTGAATGAGTGTCTGTGAAAACTATTATAAATGACAATAGACATGGTTGTCTCTCTTGACTGCATTAAGACCaagtacatatatataatacatataTGTTTGTGAGAGTGAGAGTAGTGTGTGTATGATGAATCAATAGAGAGAGATTCAACATATGAATGAAAATGATACTTACAAAATAGTGGTCCCATTTGTTAGGTCCACTAAGACATAAAGAATTTGTTGTGGGGAGCCTTAAATAATTAGGACCCCTCACCCCACATGATGttagtagttttattttttctctctaatttgtcctttttttttctttctaataataaCCTTACCCTGCCATTTTTCACCTGCTCTTTGCTTCTTTTCTACGTCTTGCAGGAACAAGATTGATGgattctcaaattattattattattattattattattattattattattattattatagcaATAGCATTAGCATTAGCATTAGCATTAGCATTCATTCAGATTCAGAGAGGAACAACAACTTCAGAATACAATACTCACTTTTCTCTGACCCCTTATAACAGTACTACCTTTCCTTTAATTGTAATtaataatatcaattaattatttttattattccaAAATATGCCAATACAATACTATACCAGATTAAAAGGGACATGACGGATATAAGGTTAGATATTCTGAGGGAAAGTTGATCAGCAATTAGATTTGGTTCTCTAAATATTATACCAGAAAAGTTAAAGTCAAGGCTTTTGGTGATCTCGagggaaaaacaaaaacagGGTAAGATGAATTGGAAGAACTAATTATTGTTTAGGTAATTTTATACTCCTTCCGTCTCATTTTAAATGACCTATTTGATCATTTCTCACACTTTAAAAGAGAGAGttgtataattattaaaatgtcTTTATTATTCACTTTTCATAGCTGCACAAGTGACCTTTTTCGATACTAGTAATAAtgattaaagggtaaaattgaaaaaaataattttgaaaattgtatagGTCATTTATATTGAGacaaattaaagtaaaaaaaatgtcatttaaaatgTAACGATTTATTAGGTCCCAAATAAATACAACAATCACACTAATCAGCCGGTTTATATTACCTTTCACTAAATTACTATAGTATACAATCTCCACTCTTAATTTAAAGATCAAAAGTCTGAAATAAACAACAATTGCATATAGTAATTGCGTGTAATTCAATTCAGACTTTTTATTAGGCAGTAGCAATAGTACTTATACTTCAAAACCATTTCAAAAATTTTGAAGCGTTGATCCATCTAAAAATCATGAGATACTCTCCCACATTGGAAGTAGCCTTGTGATGATCTGGATTTTTGTAAATAGTAGTAGTAGCCTTGTGATGATCTAAAAACAGTGTAAGTGCTGTGTGGGGGTGGCTGCTGAAAGAGGGAAAAAAGTGATGACTGACAAAAGTGAAAGGATCGATCaagataaaagaaagaaacagaAGACGCTCTGACCATTTAGCTCTCTCCACTGTTTCACTTCCagataataaataaacaacAGACACACATATGAATGTtcataaagaagaagaaaatcaaatcaTCGGAGAAAATAAGGATAATTTCATGGCGTTGCTTAAACAGTTTAAGTTGAAGATATTCATAACAATTAAAATGACGGCTTTggtctgtttttgttttttttttattttaaatgaaatgCTAATTCACTGTTATTGATTTCTCTTGTAGCTAAGAACATGGAGAGTAAATGAAGCTGAACGTGTACCTTAGAAAAACACTGCTAAGCTTAATTTATTTTggcttttttaaataatttttttatttatcatcatTGGATAAAAACAACACTAACCCCCCCCTCCTATTATAATTATTTCTCGGATTTCGAAGATTTATGCTGCGACTTCGTCTACGATTCTGACCTCACCAGGGATCGATCGGTTCAGAATTTTAACTGTCAATTTGTCCACAAATCATCATTTTGTGaaaaatgcttaaaaaaaaccattaattattaataaaataacaaaaattaagaaaataatttaattggATCCTAAATAGTACATGAGAAAGATTGGTTGATAAATCATTTGTTTGATATACGAAATGACAaagccattgaaaactcacacatacAAAGTGGAGTGACCAAAGTTGGAACCTCAGTCATCACGTTCAACAGTAGCAATTTCAATATTTCTACCGGTTGaactaggatttgtggacaGATCGGTTTATTTTTAAGTGTTGTAATTtgaccataatttttttattaatatataaaaacaaatgttaacatgtaaatttttcatattgtttttataataaataattaaatatattagtgatcaaagttgTAATTGACATGTAGGCGTTACAAAGTGATCCTtaaaaaacggagggagtaatatatttaatttaaaatttagataTAAATTAACTTTTGTACTAActcaattttttcatatatgtATCATTAGATGaattatacatttttatttggttgaaatACATCTAAAATTTAGATACTCAATTTCAACTATGATATATTAGGTTCAAATTAAGATGATGATATTCAATCtaataatattagtattattGGTTGAGTTATATATTAGAGATGAGTATAATATTACTAAttagtgttttaaaaatcgaacTGGACCGGTCGATTGGACTAAAAACAGGAAGAGTAACTGGTTTTATCcagtttacttttattttttataatcaaatattAGTGGTTAGTAATAGTATGTTAGAGAGGATAAATTTGTTAATAGATCTAAGAAGAAATTCATTATTAGTAATATATATGTTATAGATCTAAGAAGAAATTCATTATTAGTAATATATATGTTATAGATCTAAGAAGAAATTCATTATTAGTAATATAtatgcttaattagtaaaatggtcccttaaaaatatttttggttttacattggtcctttaaagaaaaaaaggtctgaataggtcccttaaagaaaaaaggtccgaataggtcccttaaagacatattcgttaatcagtttggtcctattcagacCTCTTTTTAgtgaccaaactgattaacggagatgtctttaagggacctattcagacatttttttctttaagggacctatttggacctttttttgttaagggacctatttggacattttttttctttaagagacctatttggacctttttttctttaagggaccaatctgaaatcaaaaatgtctttaagaaaccattttactaattaagcctaatatATATCTCAAGTTGGAACTAACTCCTTAATACCCTTCTTGTGTCTCAACTCATACCACTTGACTATTGTTTCGAAGAGTTATATTTTAAGCCTAGCGGCCAGCGAAATCTTCACATTCACATGTTATTcttattctgttttttttttttttttttttttccttcataacATCTGAGTTTTATTTGCAggacttttaattttttttattaatagataTATATCTAAAGccaaaacaaaatgaaatattttttggcATGCATGCAACTTATTGTCAATGTAGCTGCAGATTGTGAATTATGAAATGTCACTGTTTCACTTCACTGCAATATTGTCTGGGGTTGAGTGTTTGAAGTAAATGATAGTAACAGTTTCAAAGGTGTAGCTACTTCTTGGAAGTGTGTGacaaaagggaaaaaaaaccCTAAGCTTtgaactactactactactactatagctacttttttgtattaataattGGATTGGATGCAATGAGGACAGTGACTGTGTGGCTCACTATTTAGCACATTTTTTATTCAAGAAAAATAAGCCTCAGTTTCACACTCAGTAGCTATAAGCAGATATTGAATTAATGCATCatcttacctttttttttttctgatgaTGAAAACTACATTTCAATACAAGTTTGGATTTGTAGCAGATAGAGACACAAGTTCAGAAAAAACACTGCTCGTTTTCCTGTTAGTTGAGTTTTCatccccccccccaaaaaaaaaaaaaaaccctacaTATATATTCACAGATTTTTTTGCATCAAAAGTTGTTACAAAGTACTCTACATGAGATTGAGACTTGAGAGTGACCATCAATATAtactttgaagtttgaactcaATCCAAATATACATATCTTTGTTTCTGTGTTTTTGATTGTGACATTTTGCCAATAATAATCAACTTAACTCAACTACTCCTGCCTGGTCTTTACTGACCTCACTTCTTCTTTCTCCAGTGCCTTTATTTTAGTGAGTACTTAATATGGATGCAGGCTAAACCAATTTTGGTCATTAATAGAGCAAATAAATCTACAAATTTGGCTGGTTAAGAGCTCCTCTAAGGACGGATCATTCAGGAGAACCTGAGTTCGATTCTTggtgagattttttattttttttttttaaaaaataactttacttacctcgtggTTAAACTTTGGATTACCGGAGTCTCGTTCCTTTAAGAACCAAAGggttaataaataaaaaggcaAATATTTTCAAGTCATTGCTAGCCACAATTACAAAGAGAAAGGAAAAattaaagttggaataaaaaaacaaaggCAAGGAATATATGATTGCTAGGGTAAGTAAGATAGATATAGGAAGACTAAGCCATAGAGTTAGGCCTTAGAATCAATAAAACGATATTATGCTTCATTTCATTTATTCTTGatgataattaataataaataaataaacaaatgacAGAGAATGTCAACTCAAACCGCATGCATACTCTATTGCACATACATGCCTATAATAGAGAGTTTTGCATTTTAAGTTAATACAGAAACAAAGACTAGTGTTGATATTTAGTAGCCATACATTATACTATCATGCATGCCCTATATACCAACTTATTCACTAGCTAGCTAGGTTTTAAAACAACACTCCCTCATCAACATTACAAATACAAAAAacatttattcaaattactattaaataaaaaacacaaaagatTAAGAACTCCCACAACACTCCAACTAAGGCTAATTTCATTCATAGCCATAGAAAGAACCTAGACTTTTATAATACATACCCATTACCCACACACCATGGACCATGCCAAACAACTCTCAAGAGACATATATAACACAACATTAAGAAACCCTAGCTGGATAGGAATTCAGAACTCACAAATTACCTCCTCCTACACCTCCTCCTCTTCCTCCTACACCTCCACTTAAATCATCAGAAGAGGTATCATTCCATGGAATAGCATAAGGAAAAGAGTAAAAACCACTTCCATCAATATTACCACCATTACCAAATCTTGAACCAAACTGTAATTGTCTCTGAGGTGttaattgttgatgatgatgatgatgatgaaacgAAGCCGGAACAACAAGAGGAGGAAGAGGTGGAAGAGATGAATCATTGTAAGCAAATCGAAGAAGATCCGCATTAGCAGAATCAAGTTCTTTTTGAAGCCGTTGAACTTGTCTCTGAAGGAAAGAAATAGCACCAACACAGCCATAAACCGGATCCCTCACGCGCGCTTCCGCTTCATAAGCAAGTGAATTCACTGCATCTTCTCTTTGGTGAGGGAGGAGTTCGTTGAGGATCTTTGTCACGTTGCTTGCGCCAAAGATCTTGTGAACGTTTGCGAATTTTTGTGGCTCTTCTGGTGGAAAGTATGGTGCGAAAATGCAACCTGGCATGCATTTTCGACGAAGAAATTTGCAGGCTGCACATGGTGAATTGTATGAGCTTGATGATGCCATTGTTTTTCCTGCGctaaaaaagaaacaataaattGTGTCATAAAATTTATCAATCGATCTCATCCAACCATGAATTTTCCCTGCTTAATCAGTTTTACAATCTTATAATTATGAAACTCAATGGTCACTAAAATTAAAAGACTATCAGATCTaaaactattaattaatttcagttacattttttttttttaaataacataaTTTCAGTTACATTTCaccattttattttctttgatttgATCAAATCGTAATTAATGattcataaacataaacatatatataatgaaaagcaaaagaagaagaagaagaagaagaagaagaaatattatatatagattttgGGTTAGTATTGATGACTCAAATCTTATAGTATAGATCCCTTAAGACTTTAATTATATGATCCATCCCTCCTAAAATCTCTTACATTGACTCTTCCCTACTTAGTACATATACAACAATACACGTACATGAGACTTTACTTTGTTGGTTGATTTAATAAATTATGGTCAGttataacttttttatattatattacatATATATGACTATGACTATCTTTATTTCCTGtttaaaatctattttcttcttttctttccatcttcctttttcaatttcatataagagaaaaatatcAATGAACAAAGTCCTTTTTATTTCCCTTGAATTTTAGCCCTTAAGATTAGTTTATTAATTGGTTTGTTTTatgttcttcttctttttcttgacTAGTGCATATATGGAAAACTTTACATATATATGTATCTTTCTTCTTCTGGAACTAAGCTGCATGACCAAGttaaaaagttatatatttcatttgaaaattaaataaattgaacCAAAGATCTAGCTGCAGCAAAGAACTACTACCttcgttccaaaatataagcaaaatctGGTTGCAGCTATGATAAATTAAGCAAAGCCCTAAACAGCGTCTTTTCAAAAGGATCCATTTTTTCAAGAAACCATTACTATATTTAAAAGAACATAAAACatagaaaataattatataaagaaaaGAGGGAAGCTATGTACATGAACATGATTTTACCTGTTTGTGATACTATGTAGAGGTTTCTTTGATCAGAAGAATTATACTAAAAGGAAAGTACCTTTTGAAGCTGTTCTTGTACCTTCTTCACAAAGGCAAAATATAGCCTTAGCTAATTAATGAGAGGTAAAAGATGACACAGATTTGCTAGAGGAGGAGCACTATATACCCTTAAAGAGGAAACCCTAattggaagagagagagagagagagagagagagagagagagagagagagagagagagagagagagggaatGCAAAGGGAAAGAGATAGAAAGATAAAAGAGATGATAGAGAATGTGAAAGCTTAAATAATTAAATGGCAAAaggttataataatattatgtgaGAGGAAGGGCAAAACAGCATTGAGTGGATGGAGAAGGGAATGGATGCAAAAGACAAAGGTAATAAAATGGAGGTACACTTGAAAAGAATAATGACTATGACCTTGCATCTAATATTATTATCAGGAATGTGGGGATGTCTCCCATTCTTATTCCCTCCTTAACTCATGCACactcacattaattaatttcatttcattttgaGAAAATATTAAGTGAAGCTGATATTTAATCACGATCTTGCTAATTAATCGTAATGtgttttttaactaaaattaattAGTGTTGCTCATGAGGTTTTTAGAGTAGAAATCGAATTCGATATTACAAAATTTACAACACTCACCTACTTTATTTATCAACTAGACtattacccgtgcgatgcacgagtgtgatgcgttgttttatattataacgtggaaaatacaatagtaacaaaatacaatagtaacaattttataaataattttacctTTCTTTACATGGCATGTGCACCGGCTTATCCACCAAATCATTAAAATTTCTTCATAAAGAAATGATAAACTAAAGTGTTAAAAACCAATttccaaataaaagaaaactacTAAAGTAAAATAGATATAAAATTGCGGCTcacaataaaaatgaaaatacttcacattatctttatatgaatctctcaaaATAATCTATTCAAAAGTTTGTATAAAATAATcttaaaatcacttaaaaagatgacaaaatatatttacatgagCTACCatttttcataagtaaggatgtAACAAAAGTGAAAATAGAAGCGTTTATCCTCTTCTCCtaagtcatatatatatatatatatatatatatatatatatatatatatatatatatatatatgaggagggttatattgactccaagagtaactcttttgagttactccacatcctaaccctttattttgttttaatctaaTGGACCAATATTAATCATCATTACTAATCATGTGACCTCATGTTTCTTAACTATTCTCACAATATTTATAGATTCCTTTAATTACTCTATATTTACATTTCCTTTTATTCTATCaaaagtattatttatttaatttttaaagtcactaggtttggtctattGATGATGtatttgggtagtacgttataggtcctgggttcgatccacGGTCatcgtaaaccaaaaaaaaaagtcttttttttttctgaaaaaaataaatcattattttcttttccattgATTATGATAAAATCATTCACCATTTCTTCTTatttatcaaccaaaaaaaccaaaagaaattcaTGATTGCCATACGTGCTAGTGTAAGatcaaagtaattttttttttatgcaagagATCaagattaagaagaaaaaaatgtgggAAAAAATAGCACCAtttctttctgtttttgtttttaccaataattaattttggattcttgtattaatattttaggaaaaaatgaatatacatAAAGTAATAAATGGAAAccataaattgaaataaataaaatggaatCCATAAATATTGTGAGAATAGTTAAGAAAGATGAGGTCACATAATTACTAATGATGATTAATATTGGTCCAttagattaaaacaaaataaagggtTAGGATATGGAGTAACTCAAAagagttactcttggagtcaatataaccctcctatatatatatatatatatatatataaagacaaTACGTTAAGAATtcacatgaatttttatttttatattagccTTTAGAGGAACATTGTCCTAGCTACCCGAACCAAAAAGACGGCAATACTTATACGACCAATCatttttcataagtaaggatacaACAAAAGTGAAAATAGAAGTCTTCTATTCTCTTCTCtcaagtcaaataaaaaaaaaagtcatatatcACAATAggattaaagaaattaaaaaataattaaagttagAAAATATTAGTGTTAAAGATACACATATACTTACATGAGCA
Coding sequences within it:
- the LOC123898149 gene encoding LOB domain-containing protein 25-like; translation: MASSSSYNSPCAACKFLRRKCMPGCIFAPYFPPEEPQKFANVHKIFGASNVTKILNELLPHQREDAVNSLAYEAEARVRDPVYGCVGAISFLQRQVQRLQKELDSANADLLRFAYNDSSLPPLPPLVVPASFHHHHHHQQLTPQRQLQFGSRFGNGGNIDGSGFYSFPYAIPWNDTSSDDLSGGVGGRGGGVGGGNL